A single window of Sphingobium sp. SCG-1 DNA harbors:
- the acs gene encoding acetate--CoA ligase, with translation MTEDLFPVPSEWAQHALRNADSRAAEHAQSLADPEGYWLEQAKRLEWITPPTIADESSFAEGDFGVRWFGDGVLNLSVNCIDRHLAERGDQTAILWESDDPAEEPRRYSYRELHSEVCRFANVLKGAGAKKGDRITVYMPMIPEAAFALLACARIGAIHSVVFGGFSPEALAGRIADCDSNIVITADEGRRGGKAIALKANVDKALEIAPSVDKVIVVRATGGDIAMQSGRDIWYHEAAAGASADCAPEPMSAEDPLFILYTSGSTGKPKGVLHTTGGYLLWVSLTHELCFDYRPGDIYWCAADIGWVTGHSYIVYGPLANGATTLMYEGLPNWPTPSRIWEVIDRHKVQTVFTAPTVLRALMKEGDGFVTATSRQSLRLLGTVGEPINPEAWRWYHSVVGEGRCPIIDTWWQTETGGAMIAPMPGATDLKPGSATLPLPGVEPQIVNADGKVLEGAAEGNLLIARSWPGQMRTVWGDHERFFQTYFTTYPGKYTTGDGARRDEDGYYWITGRVDDVINVSGHRMGTAEVESALVLHPKVAEAAVVGMPHDVKGQGIYAYVTLNAGEEPSDDLRKDLVKWVRTEIGPIATPDAIQFAPGLPKTRSGKIMRRILRKIAEGEVSAQALGDTSTLAEPAVVENLVENRVTLQ, from the coding sequence ATGACTGAAGACCTGTTTCCGGTGCCTTCTGAGTGGGCGCAGCACGCCCTGCGCAATGCGGACAGCCGTGCCGCCGAGCATGCGCAGTCGCTGGCGGACCCGGAGGGCTATTGGCTGGAACAGGCGAAGCGGCTGGAATGGATCACCCCGCCGACGATCGCGGACGAGAGCAGCTTTGCAGAAGGCGATTTCGGCGTGCGCTGGTTTGGCGACGGGGTTCTGAACCTCTCGGTCAATTGCATCGACCGGCATCTGGCGGAGCGCGGCGACCAGACGGCGATCCTGTGGGAGTCCGACGATCCCGCCGAGGAACCGCGCCGCTACAGCTATCGCGAATTGCATAGCGAGGTGTGCCGCTTCGCCAATGTGCTGAAAGGCGCGGGCGCAAAGAAGGGCGACCGGATCACGGTCTATATGCCAATGATCCCGGAGGCGGCGTTCGCGCTGCTCGCCTGTGCGCGGATCGGGGCGATCCATAGCGTCGTGTTCGGCGGATTCTCGCCAGAGGCACTCGCGGGGCGCATTGCGGATTGCGATTCCAACATCGTCATCACTGCCGACGAAGGACGGCGCGGTGGCAAAGCGATTGCGCTGAAAGCCAATGTCGACAAGGCGCTGGAGATCGCGCCATCCGTGGACAAGGTGATCGTCGTCAGGGCGACTGGCGGTGACATCGCCATGCAGTCCGGGCGAGACATCTGGTATCACGAAGCCGCCGCCGGTGCTTCGGCCGACTGCGCGCCGGAGCCGATGAGCGCGGAAGATCCTCTGTTCATCCTCTACACCTCTGGATCGACTGGCAAGCCCAAGGGCGTGCTGCACACGACCGGCGGCTATCTGCTGTGGGTCAGCCTGACGCACGAGCTGTGTTTCGATTATCGACCCGGCGACATCTACTGGTGCGCCGCCGACATCGGCTGGGTCACGGGGCATAGCTATATCGTCTACGGGCCGCTCGCCAATGGTGCGACTACGCTGATGTACGAAGGGCTGCCGAACTGGCCGACCCCCAGCCGCATTTGGGAAGTGATCGACCGGCATAAGGTGCAGACCGTATTCACCGCGCCGACCGTGCTACGCGCGCTCATGAAGGAAGGCGACGGGTTCGTCACCGCGACCAGCCGCCAATCGCTCCGACTGCTCGGCACCGTGGGCGAACCGATCAACCCGGAGGCCTGGCGCTGGTATCACAGCGTCGTCGGCGAAGGGCGCTGCCCGATCATCGACACCTGGTGGCAGACCGAGACGGGCGGCGCGATGATTGCGCCGATGCCCGGCGCCACCGACCTGAAACCAGGGTCGGCCACCCTCCCCCTGCCTGGCGTCGAACCGCAGATCGTCAACGCGGACGGCAAGGTTCTGGAGGGCGCGGCGGAGGGCAACCTGCTGATCGCGCGATCATGGCCGGGGCAGATGCGCACGGTGTGGGGCGATCACGAGCGGTTCTTCCAGACGTACTTCACCACCTATCCCGGCAAATATACGACCGGTGACGGCGCGCGACGCGACGAAGACGGCTATTACTGGATCACGGGACGCGTGGACGACGTCATCAACGTCTCCGGCCATCGGATGGGCACCGCTGAAGTGGAAAGCGCGCTGGTGCTGCATCCCAAGGTTGCCGAAGCGGCGGTCGTGGGGATGCCGCATGACGTCAAGGGTCAGGGCATCTACGCCTATGTGACGCTGAACGCGGGCGAGGAACCGTCCGACGATCTGCGCAAAGATCTGGTGAAGTGGGTCCGCACCGAAATCGGCCCCATCGCCACGCCGGACGCCATCCAGTTTGCGCCGGGCCTGCCCAAGACGCGGTCGGGCAAGATCATGCGCCGCATCCTGCGCAAGATCGCGGAAGGCGAAGTATCGGCGCAGGCATTGGGCGACACGTCGACGCTGGCCGAGCCTGCTGTGGTAGAGAACCTCGTCGAGAATCGGGTGACGCTGCAATAA